A single genomic interval of Lewinellaceae bacterium harbors:
- the ccsA gene encoding cytochrome c biogenesis protein CcsA translates to MKILKSILNKLFSTTAAGLYMVLFAVAIGAATFVENDFGTSSAQKLIFKSWWMELLLVLFGISILVNIFRFRLIQQKKWAIFAFHAAILVILLGAAVTRYTGFEGVMHIREGDTSNTFLSAGTYLNFEAIHQGKKYSFDEPVLFASLGNNHWKRSYLLGGREIAVEVLEFMPNPQEIMVQDDNGVPVLKAVIGGANGREEYFIRYGDKRLVRGTLFNFRKEEDPLAFNIKYEDGNLFFKAPTAFAQTQMATQQQDMLPPAQYHPLLLRSLYTNGQESFVFGDFSPKARIEITSAGRKMESASTAGLLVKASDGANAQADYVYGTAGVEGRPRAFAIGDLQLSVAYGAKRVELPFALQLRDFIMEKYPGTNSASSYASEVTLIDPRSGLKRGERIFMNNILNYDGYRFFQSSFDKDEMGTYLSVNHDWWGTWISYLGYAILTLGMVLTFFSEKSRFRQLARNLQKQRQAQGAFGSVVIAFFLLSSVSAFGNGVPVSVSNAVDIGHAEKFGRIVMQDHRGRMKPMNTYASEILRKLSRKESLYGLTAEQVILGMAAHPKDWYHTPLIKMGKHEKTKKLIPVDGNLASYSDFFDERGRYKLQEHVRDAYNTPEKDRGVFEKEMVKLDEKVNICNMVFSGGFMKAFPIPGDANHHWQSPTELQHQHPEHQEGSFAQQFYAAYIPTVQTALHENDWSPANRMIEELGVFQKQNGGAVLPSEAKVNAELLLNRLDVFSRLGKIYALLGLVFLALLFTSVFKPGLNLKTPRNILLGLFFLCFVLHAFGLGLRWYVSGRAPWSNGYESMIYIAFTTVLAGVAFGRKSMGSLAATCVLAATILMVAGLSWLDPEITPLVPVLKSYWLTIHVSMEAGSYGFLMLGALIGVLNLIFMIFRTRKNGPNVDRIIKEMTQISEMTLIGGLFMVSIGTYLGGVWANESWGRYWGWDAKETWALVTILVYAFILHMRFIPGFRGPYAFNVASLFGWATVLMTYFGVNYYLSGLHSYAAGDPVPVPPFVYYAVAILTAISLLAFWRNWQYRRGGREL, encoded by the coding sequence ATGAAGATTCTGAAAAGTATTCTGAATAAGCTATTTTCTACCACCGCAGCCGGATTGTATATGGTCTTGTTTGCCGTTGCCATTGGCGCCGCCACTTTTGTGGAAAATGATTTTGGCACGAGCTCCGCTCAGAAATTGATCTTCAAATCCTGGTGGATGGAGTTGCTGTTGGTACTGTTTGGCATTTCCATTCTCGTCAATATTTTCCGTTTTCGCCTGATCCAGCAAAAAAAGTGGGCGATTTTCGCTTTTCACGCAGCCATACTCGTCATTTTACTGGGAGCAGCCGTCACGCGTTATACTGGTTTTGAAGGCGTGATGCACATTCGGGAGGGCGATACTTCCAATACTTTTTTGTCGGCCGGAACCTATCTCAATTTTGAGGCGATCCACCAGGGGAAAAAGTACAGCTTCGACGAGCCCGTGCTCTTCGCCTCATTAGGCAACAACCACTGGAAAAGATCTTACCTGCTGGGGGGCCGGGAAATAGCGGTCGAGGTACTGGAGTTTATGCCCAACCCACAGGAAATAATGGTGCAGGACGACAATGGCGTTCCTGTTTTAAAGGCCGTAATCGGCGGAGCAAACGGGCGGGAGGAATATTTTATCCGGTATGGCGACAAGCGCCTGGTCCGGGGAACCCTGTTCAATTTCAGAAAAGAGGAAGATCCCCTGGCCTTTAACATTAAATATGAGGACGGGAACTTGTTCTTCAAAGCTCCCACCGCTTTCGCTCAAACGCAGATGGCTACTCAGCAACAGGATATGTTGCCCCCGGCGCAATATCATCCCCTTTTGTTGAGGAGCCTTTACACCAACGGGCAGGAAAGTTTTGTCTTTGGCGACTTTTCTCCCAAAGCCAGGATCGAGATCACTTCCGCAGGAAGGAAAATGGAGAGCGCGAGCACCGCAGGCCTCCTGGTGAAGGCCAGCGATGGCGCCAATGCTCAGGCAGATTACGTTTATGGCACAGCAGGAGTGGAAGGCCGGCCCCGCGCCTTTGCCATTGGAGATTTGCAACTTTCTGTCGCGTACGGCGCAAAAAGGGTGGAGCTTCCTTTTGCTTTGCAATTGAGGGATTTCATCATGGAAAAATACCCGGGAACGAACAGCGCTTCTTCCTACGCCAGCGAGGTTACTTTGATTGACCCCCGTTCCGGTTTGAAAAGAGGCGAAAGGATTTTCATGAACAACATTCTGAACTACGACGGGTATCGTTTTTTCCAGTCTTCTTTCGACAAAGATGAAATGGGCACTTACCTGAGCGTCAACCACGACTGGTGGGGCACCTGGATTTCTTACCTGGGTTATGCGATCCTGACTTTGGGCATGGTCCTGACTTTTTTCAGCGAAAAAAGCCGTTTCCGCCAACTGGCCAGGAACTTGCAAAAGCAGCGGCAGGCACAAGGCGCATTTGGATCTGTTGTTATTGCATTTTTCCTGTTGTCTTCTGTATCGGCATTCGGCAACGGCGTTCCGGTGTCTGTGAGCAATGCCGTCGACATCGGGCACGCCGAAAAATTTGGGCGCATTGTCATGCAGGACCACCGGGGCAGGATGAAACCCATGAACACCTACGCCAGTGAAATTCTCAGGAAGCTTTCCCGGAAGGAGTCGCTCTACGGGCTTACGGCAGAGCAGGTCATACTGGGCATGGCGGCACACCCCAAGGATTGGTACCACACTCCGCTCATCAAAATGGGCAAACATGAAAAAACAAAAAAGCTGATCCCCGTCGATGGAAACCTGGCGTCGTACAGTGATTTTTTTGACGAGAGGGGCCGGTATAAGCTGCAGGAGCACGTCAGAGATGCCTATAACACCCCGGAAAAGGACAGAGGTGTTTTTGAGAAGGAGATGGTGAAGCTGGACGAAAAAGTGAATATATGCAATATGGTATTCTCGGGGGGCTTTATGAAAGCTTTTCCCATTCCCGGCGATGCCAACCACCACTGGCAGTCTCCAACAGAATTGCAACATCAACACCCTGAGCATCAGGAGGGTTCTTTTGCGCAGCAATTCTATGCGGCTTATATCCCAACGGTGCAAACGGCTCTCCATGAAAACGACTGGAGCCCGGCCAACCGCATGATCGAAGAATTGGGAGTGTTTCAAAAGCAGAATGGAGGGGCAGTCCTTCCATCCGAGGCAAAGGTCAATGCGGAATTGCTGCTCAACCGGCTGGATGTGTTCAGCCGCCTGGGGAAAATATATGCCTTATTGGGGCTTGTGTTTTTGGCCTTGCTTTTTACTTCCGTTTTTAAGCCGGGCCTCAACCTGAAAACGCCCAGGAATATCCTTCTCGGGTTGTTCTTCCTCTGTTTTGTGCTGCATGCTTTTGGGCTGGGCTTGCGGTGGTATGTTTCCGGCAGAGCGCCCTGGAGCAACGGCTATGAATCCATGATCTATATCGCCTTCACAACCGTGCTGGCGGGAGTGGCCTTTGGGAGGAAATCAATGGGTAGCCTGGCGGCCACCTGCGTATTGGCGGCCACGATCCTGATGGTGGCGGGGCTGAGTTGGCTCGACCCCGAGATCACGCCGCTGGTTCCGGTTTTGAAATCCTACTGGCTCACCATTCACGTTTCCATGGAGGCGGGCAGTTATGGTTTTCTGATGTTGGGCGCCCTCATCGGGGTGCTGAACCTGATCTTCATGATCTTCCGGACCCGGAAGAATGGGCCGAACGTCGACCGCATCATCAAAGAAATGACTCAGATCAGTGAAATGACCCTGATCGGGGGGTTGTTCATGGTCAGCATCGGCACCTATCTGGGAGGCGTTTGGGCGAATGAATCCTGGGGCCGGTACTGGGGGTGGGATGCCAAGGAAACCTGGGCGCTGGTTACCATTTTAGTCTATGCATTCATTCTTCACATGAGGTTTATTCCCGGCTTCCGGGGGCCTTATGCTTTTAATGTGGCTTCTCTGTTCGGATGGGCTACCG